The Gimibacter soli genome includes a region encoding these proteins:
- a CDS encoding LysM peptidoglycan-binding domain-containing protein — protein sequence MAFETENDGLPPKVKLAAIIVIVLAVSAVIWQFTAGNGTPAPTGPVVPGAKEQPVAEAPQKPAFDLVRIARGGTGVIAGRVAPNAHVTLYANDVKIAEVDADAQGEWVIVLEQPLEAGSVSLNLKSHDPATGTVAEADDVVVVSVPEPDDRSFAERDESGVVAVLSPKSGEGGSRLLQKPGTASIAEVGDSLSVDALDYGDGGSPVISGRALPRVDVRVYVDDEFIGVTRVKDDGTWSVTAANTIGGGRHTIRVDQTIGKDGTVQLRIEQPVEAGLPLDPRQAAGGVIVQPGNTLWHIARQLYGSGVRYTMIFKENSEVIRDPDLIYPGQMFRLPEGERG from the coding sequence ATGGCTTTTGAAACAGAAAACGACGGATTGCCGCCGAAGGTCAAGCTGGCAGCGATCATTGTGATCGTCCTCGCTGTCTCGGCTGTGATCTGGCAATTCACTGCAGGCAATGGCACCCCGGCTCCGACCGGCCCCGTTGTCCCCGGCGCCAAGGAACAGCCGGTTGCCGAAGCACCGCAAAAGCCGGCGTTCGATCTGGTGCGGATCGCGCGTGGTGGCACAGGCGTTATCGCCGGTCGCGTGGCGCCCAATGCCCATGTCACGCTTTATGCCAATGATGTGAAGATTGCCGAAGTGGATGCCGACGCCCAGGGTGAATGGGTGATCGTGCTGGAACAGCCGCTGGAAGCCGGGTCTGTTTCTCTCAATCTGAAAAGCCATGATCCGGCGACCGGTACGGTGGCCGAAGCCGATGATGTGGTCGTGGTATCTGTCCCTGAGCCCGACGACCGCAGCTTTGCCGAACGCGACGAAAGCGGTGTTGTTGCCGTTCTCAGCCCCAAATCGGGCGAGGGTGGCAGCCGCCTGTTGCAGAAGCCGGGTACGGCCTCCATTGCCGAAGTAGGTGACAGCCTTTCGGTGGACGCACTTGACTATGGTGACGGCGGTTCGCCGGTCATCAGTGGCCGCGCCCTGCCGCGCGTTGATGTGCGGGTCTATGTTGATGATGAATTCATCGGTGTCACCCGGGTGAAGGATGATGGCACCTGGTCGGTGACCGCAGCCAACACTATTGGTGGCGGCCGGCATACGATCCGGGTGGACCAGACGATTGGTAAGGATGGCACCGTGCAGCTCAGGATCGAGCAACCGGTGGAAGCTGGCCTGCCGCTTGACCCCCGTCAGGCTGCGGGCGGTGTGATCGTGCAGCCGGGCAACACGCTGTGGCACATCGCGCGGCAGCTGTATGGCTCCGGTGTGCGCTATACGATGATCTTCAAGGAAAACAGCGAAGTGATCCGCGATCCGGATCTCATCTATCCCGGGCAGATGTTCCGCCTGCCGGAAGGGGAACGGGGCTGA
- a CDS encoding TIGR00730 family Rossman fold protein, whose amino-acid sequence MTLQPLKSVCVYCGSRTGANPVYAREATELGKGLAERGLDLVYGAGSIGLMGLVARASVDAGGSVIGIIPDHLDAVEITQGGLAEIHVTGSMHERKKMMFDRSDAFLVLPGGLGTLDELFEIVTWAQLGLHRKPIVLVNSGGYWDALVTLVRSIVTEGFAKPAHADLITVTASAAEALAHLDSVAMVEGEGLSELI is encoded by the coding sequence ATGACCCTTCAACCCCTCAAATCCGTGTGTGTTTATTGCGGATCGCGCACCGGGGCCAATCCGGTGTATGCGCGCGAAGCAACCGAGCTTGGCAAAGGCCTTGCCGAACGCGGGCTTGATCTCGTTTACGGCGCCGGTTCTATCGGCCTGATGGGCCTTGTCGCCCGCGCCTCGGTGGACGCCGGCGGCAGTGTGATCGGCATCATCCCCGACCATCTGGACGCCGTGGAAATCACGCAAGGGGGCCTTGCTGAAATCCATGTCACCGGGTCGATGCATGAACGCAAAAAAATGATGTTCGACCGGTCCGACGCTTTTCTCGTGCTGCCCGGCGGCCTTGGCACGCTTGACGAACTGTTCGAGATCGTCACCTGGGCACAGCTCGGCCTGCACCGCAAACCCATCGTTCTCGTCAATTCCGGCGGCTATTGGGATGCACTCGTCACGCTGGTGCGAAGCATCGTCACCGAAGGCTTTGCAAAGCCCGCCCACGCCGACCTGATCACGGTGACGGCATCGGCTGCAGAAGCGCTTGCCCACCTTGATAGCGTGGCTATGGTAGAGGGCGAGGGCCTGAGTGAACTGATCTGA
- a CDS encoding efflux RND transporter periplasmic adaptor subunit: MKPVTTALVISGALALYLAIGIVSGPRHEQAVEAATGDKAFPVVYQSFTARDFGHEASVRGHTEALRKVALKSEIDGRVIATPVEKGTRIKKGDVICRIDTADRAASLAEAKALLDQRQLEYNAAVALAAKGHRSETQTAAAKAQLDAALAAVDRRELDLAHTGIKAPFDGIVETREAEVGSYLQKGSTCATLMLEEPFLAVAEASEAFVSDLDVGEPATVSVKGLPDMTGRIRYVASAANLETRGFRVEVELTNPEHTLKEGLTATIRLPIGRTHAHLLSPSWFILDKEGRLGVRLVDGEDRATFMPVEVLDDAEGGVWVAGLPNDIRIITTGQDFVADGEKVRLVEESATS; the protein is encoded by the coding sequence ATGAAGCCGGTCACGACTGCCCTTGTAATCTCTGGTGCCCTTGCCCTTTATCTTGCCATTGGCATCGTTTCAGGGCCCCGCCACGAACAGGCGGTGGAAGCGGCAACCGGCGACAAGGCCTTTCCCGTTGTCTATCAATCCTTCACGGCCCGCGATTTCGGCCATGAAGCCTCGGTGCGCGGCCATACGGAAGCCCTGCGCAAAGTCGCCCTGAAGTCCGAGATCGATGGTCGCGTGATCGCCACACCGGTCGAGAAAGGCACGCGGATCAAAAAGGGCGACGTGATCTGCCGGATCGATACCGCCGACCGCGCGGCAAGCCTTGCCGAGGCAAAGGCGCTTCTGGACCAGCGCCAGCTTGAATATAACGCCGCCGTCGCGCTTGCGGCCAAGGGGCACCGCTCTGAAACGCAAACAGCAGCCGCCAAGGCACAGCTCGATGCCGCCCTCGCCGCCGTTGACCGGCGCGAGCTTGATCTGGCCCACACCGGCATCAAGGCCCCGTTCGATGGCATCGTGGAAACCCGCGAGGCCGAAGTCGGAAGCTACCTGCAAAAGGGTTCGACCTGCGCAACCTTGATGCTGGAAGAGCCCTTCCTGGCCGTTGCCGAGGCGTCTGAAGCCTTCGTCAGTGATCTCGATGTTGGCGAGCCTGCCACGGTTTCCGTCAAGGGCCTGCCGGACATGACCGGGCGTATCCGTTACGTCGCGTCCGCCGCCAATCTGGAAACCCGCGGTTTCCGGGTGGAAGTCGAGCTTACGAACCCTGAGCACACCTTGAAGGAAGGCCTGACCGCAACGATCCGCCTGCCGATCGGTCGCACCCATGCGCATCTCCTGTCGCCGTCGTGGTTCATCCTCGACAAGGAAGGCCGCCTTGGCGTGCGGCTGGTGGATGGGGAAGACCGCGCCACCTTCATGCCGGTTGAGGTGCTGGATGACGCCGAAGGCGGCGTCTGGGTGGCGGGCCTGCCGAACGATATCCGCATCATCACCACGGGTCAGGACTTTGTGGCTGACGGCGAGAAGGTCCGCCTTGTTGAAGAAAGTGCCACGTCATGA
- a CDS encoding phosphatidylserine decarboxylase → MKAMDVVMTPIHREGHLFVALFFAASIVLMALWAPLGWIGLVLTAWCLYFFRDPHRVVPEEKGILVSPADGTVCLIMEATPPAELGMGDEKVTRVSIFLSVFNVHVNRVPAAGTITGLAYVPGKYLNAAAEEASEENERQLVRMTTEDGDDIAFAQVAGLVARRILCDLEEGQKVDRGDRMGLIRFGSRTDIYLSAKLKPMVKVGQTMIGGETVIARRSA, encoded by the coding sequence ATGAAAGCAATGGATGTCGTGATGACGCCGATTCACCGCGAAGGTCATCTCTTCGTGGCTTTGTTCTTCGCGGCGTCGATCGTCTTGATGGCGCTGTGGGCGCCGCTTGGCTGGATCGGCCTCGTGCTGACAGCATGGTGCCTTTATTTCTTCCGTGACCCGCACCGCGTGGTGCCGGAAGAGAAGGGCATCCTCGTAAGCCCCGCCGACGGCACCGTTTGCCTGATTATGGAAGCGACCCCGCCCGCCGAGCTCGGCATGGGCGACGAGAAGGTTACCCGTGTCTCGATCTTCCTTTCCGTGTTCAACGTGCATGTGAACCGCGTGCCCGCCGCCGGCACCATCACCGGCCTTGCCTATGTGCCCGGCAAATATCTGAATGCCGCCGCTGAAGAAGCGAGCGAGGAAAACGAGCGCCAGCTTGTCCGTATGACGACCGAAGACGGCGACGATATTGCCTTCGCACAGGTTGCAGGGCTCGTGGCGCGTCGTATCCTCTGCGACCTTGAAGAAGGCCAGAAGGTGGACCGCGGCGATCGCATGGGCCTGATCCGCTTTGGCAGCCGCACCGATATCTATCTGAGCGCCAAGCTGAAGCCGATGGTGAAAGTGGGCCAGACCATGATTGGCGGCGAGACCGTCATCGCGCGTCGTTCGGCCTGA
- a CDS encoding efflux RND transporter permease subunit, with protein sequence MSGMIDFFVRSKRLILTLLSIILIAGMLSYANIVKEEDPHIPFPVFLINISHDGISPEDAERLLIKPMEVQLRGLEGLKRLDAVGREGGAYLIAEFHPDQSQDRARQLVRDAMDMARSRLPDDTLEPTLSEFSTSDEPVLTIVLSGPVPERTMAQIVRSVREELEAQSLIREVETGGEREQMLEVLIDPAKLTVYNVTPAELYSVVANNNRLVAAGSLDTASGRFSVRVDGLVEEPDDVLNLPIKASTDGVVTLRDLTTVRRTFKDATRLSHYNGQPAYTIDVMKRTEANVVEAAEQAKTVVEKMRASWPAGIQIDYLFDQSVEVADFLDTLRNNVVSAIVLVVIIVVAALGTRAAMLIGVAVPASFLFGIMCLHYTGESINNVVMFGLILAVGMLVDGAIVVTEYADRKMVEGLDRQEAYSLAAKRMGLPIISSTLTTVAAFLPIIFWPGIMGEFMKYIPITVIYTLMGSLLVALVFLPTLGATIGKPSEVNVAAMQALSQDASFSVNRLTGFTRWYGEILEAVVRRPFRVLAGTVVIMVMIVMAYGAANLGSRTFSEGDPPLVRLLVHARGNMSIGEIDRLVRSVGNRVYDTPGVKAVWSTTMLTNNDITGSEDVVGRVNLMLDDWNKRQSYEDLKNELRERTADMAGIKVELSEVSFGPIQGKDIQIRLSSEDPALLTGAVATVKAKLGEIDGVVEVEDTLHVPGIDWSLDVDRAEAGRYGTDVTTVGSFIQLMTNGMLAGRYRPADSIDEEDIRIRLPQDARGIQAFDELTIMTPKGPVALTNLVDRVPTPKIGKITRTNAERSVTVSANVRDDVQVNRVVDAMKEWQGAAKLDPRVNVKFEGSDEFQQEASSFLFGAMLLALALMGLILLAQFNSFYQTALILTAVIMGAIGVLFGLFVTGREFSVIMTGIGIVALAGIVVNNNIVLIDTYNRFREHGIDPLEAIVHTGAQRLRPILLTTGTTMIGLLPMALEFNVNFFDADIEFGSPTSKFWVDLAVAVVWGLGASTMLTLVFTPAALAAREQLRIKWQARRGRKADSDVAASADENKLAAE encoded by the coding sequence ATGAGCGGCATGATCGACTTCTTCGTCCGCTCCAAACGCCTTATCCTGACGCTCCTGTCGATCATCCTGATCGCCGGGATGCTTTCCTACGCCAATATCGTGAAGGAGGAGGATCCCCATATCCCCTTCCCGGTTTTCCTGATCAATATCTCGCATGACGGCATCTCGCCGGAAGATGCCGAGCGGCTGCTGATCAAACCGATGGAAGTGCAGCTGCGCGGCCTTGAAGGCCTGAAGCGGCTGGATGCCGTGGGCCGCGAGGGCGGCGCTTACCTGATCGCCGAGTTCCACCCGGACCAGAGCCAGGACCGCGCCCGCCAGCTGGTGCGCGACGCGATGGACATGGCCCGCTCGCGCCTGCCGGACGACACGCTGGAGCCGACCCTTTCGGAATTCAGCACGTCCGACGAGCCGGTGCTGACCATTGTTCTTTCCGGCCCCGTGCCCGAACGCACCATGGCGCAGATCGTCCGCTCAGTGCGCGAGGAGCTAGAGGCCCAGTCGCTGATCCGCGAAGTGGAAACCGGCGGCGAGCGCGAACAGATGCTTGAGGTGCTGATCGATCCGGCCAAGCTGACCGTCTATAATGTCACCCCTGCCGAGCTATACAGCGTTGTTGCCAACAACAACCGGCTGGTGGCGGCAGGCTCGCTTGACACCGCATCGGGGCGCTTCTCGGTGCGCGTGGACGGGCTGGTGGAAGAGCCGGACGATGTCCTCAACCTGCCCATCAAGGCCTCGACTGACGGCGTGGTAACGCTTCGCGACCTGACGACCGTTCGCCGCACCTTCAAGGATGCAACCCGCCTGTCGCACTATAACGGCCAGCCCGCCTACACGATCGATGTGATGAAACGCACCGAGGCGAACGTGGTGGAAGCGGCCGAACAGGCCAAAACGGTGGTTGAAAAGATGCGTGCCAGCTGGCCCGCCGGTATCCAGATCGACTACCTGTTCGACCAGTCGGTGGAGGTCGCCGACTTCCTTGATACGCTCCGCAACAACGTGGTGTCCGCAATCGTGCTTGTGGTGATCATCGTGGTAGCGGCCCTTGGTACACGCGCAGCCATGCTCATCGGCGTGGCCGTGCCCGCCTCGTTCCTGTTCGGCATCATGTGTCTGCATTACACAGGCGAATCCATCAACAACGTTGTGATGTTCGGCCTCATTCTCGCGGTCGGGATGCTGGTCGACGGCGCCATCGTCGTCACCGAATACGCCGACCGCAAGATGGTTGAAGGCCTTGACCGGCAGGAAGCCTACAGCCTTGCCGCCAAGCGAATGGGGTTGCCGATCATCAGCTCGACGCTCACCACAGTTGCTGCCTTCCTGCCGATCATCTTCTGGCCCGGCATCATGGGCGAGTTCATGAAATATATCCCGATCACGGTGATCTATACCCTCATGGGCTCGCTGCTTGTGGCCCTCGTCTTCCTGCCAACGCTTGGCGCTACCATCGGCAAGCCGAGCGAGGTGAATGTCGCCGCCATGCAGGCCCTGTCGCAGGACGCGAGCTTCTCGGTCAACCGGCTCACCGGCTTCACCCGCTGGTACGGTGAAATCCTTGAAGCCGTGGTGCGCAGGCCTTTCCGCGTTCTGGCCGGCACTGTCGTGATCATGGTGATGATCGTGATGGCCTATGGTGCGGCTAACCTTGGCAGCCGCACTTTCTCGGAAGGTGATCCGCCATTGGTGCGCCTGCTGGTGCATGCTCGCGGCAATATGTCGATTGGCGAGATCGACCGGCTTGTCCGTAGCGTGGGCAACCGCGTTTACGACACACCCGGCGTGAAAGCGGTGTGGAGCACCACGATGCTCACCAACAACGATATCACCGGCTCCGAAGACGTCGTCGGCCGCGTCAACCTGATGCTTGATGACTGGAACAAACGCCAGAGCTACGAAGACCTGAAGAACGAGCTGCGCGAACGCACGGCCGATATGGCAGGCATCAAGGTGGAACTTTCCGAAGTCAGCTTCGGCCCGATCCAGGGCAAGGATATCCAGATCAGGCTTTCCAGCGAAGACCCTGCCCTGCTGACAGGTGCCGTCGCGACAGTGAAAGCCAAGCTCGGCGAGATTGACGGTGTGGTGGAAGTGGAAGACACGCTCCATGTGCCGGGTATCGACTGGTCGCTTGATGTGGACCGCGCCGAAGCCGGGCGTTATGGCACCGATGTCACCACCGTCGGCAGTTTCATCCAGCTGATGACCAACGGCATGCTCGCCGGGCGTTACCGACCCGCTGATTCCATCGACGAGGAAGATATCCGCATCCGCCTGCCTCAGGATGCCCGTGGCATCCAGGCCTTTGACGAACTGACGATCATGACGCCGAAGGGGCCGGTCGCGCTTACCAACCTCGTGGACCGGGTGCCGACGCCGAAGATCGGCAAAATCACCCGTACGAACGCCGAGCGCTCCGTCACCGTCAGCGCCAACGTGCGCGACGATGTGCAGGTGAACCGCGTGGTGGATGCCATGAAGGAATGGCAAGGCGCCGCCAAGCTGGACCCGCGCGTGAATGTGAAATTCGAGGGCAGCGACGAATTCCAGCAGGAAGCCTCAAGTTTCCTGTTCGGTGCCATGCTCCTCGCGCTCGCGCTGATGGGCCTCATCCTGCTGGCGCAGTTTAACAGCTTCTACCAGACCGCCCTCATCCTCACTGCCGTGATCATGGGGGCCATCGGTGTGCTGTTTGGCCTGTTCGTCACGGGGCGCGAATTTTCGGTGATCATGACGGGCATCGGCATCGTCGCCCTCGCCGGGATCGTGGTGAACAACAATATCGTGCTGATCGACACCTATAACCGCTTCCGCGAGCATGGCATCGACCCGCTTGAGGCCATCGTACACACGGGCGCCCAGCGCCTGCGGCCGATCCTTCTCACCACCGGCACCACGATGATCGGCCTGCTGCCGATGGCGCTTGAATTCAACGTCAATTTCTTCGATGCGGATATCGAGTTCGGCTCGCCGACCTCGAAATTCTGGGTCGATCTGGCGGTTGCCGTTGTGTGGGGCCTTGGGGCCTCCACGATGCTGACCCTTGTGTTCACGCCCGCCGCCCTCGCCGCACGCGAACAGCTGCGGATCAAATGGCAAGCCCGCCGTGGCCGCAAAGCCGACAGCGACGTCGCTGCAAGTGCTGACGAAAACAAACTGGCCGCTGAGTAG
- a CDS encoding NADP-dependent isocitrate dehydrogenase — protein sequence MSKIKVKNPIVEVDGDEMTRIIWQWIRERLVQPYLDVELLYYDLSIEKRDETNDQITIDAANAIKEHGVGVKCATITPDEQRVEEFGLKKMWKSPNGTIRNILGGTVFREPIIIKNVPRLVPGWTKPIVIGRHAFGDQYRATDFKVPGKGKLTMRFEPEDGGEAIEHEVFNFPSSGVAMGMYNLDDSIMDFARASMNYGLDRKWPVYLSTKNTILKAYDGRFKDLFMEVFETEFKDKFKDAGITYEHRLIDDMVASALKWAGGFVWACKNYDGDVQSDTVAQGFGSLGLMTSVLMTPDGKTIEAEAAHGTVTRHYRHHQQGKETSTNPIASIFAWTRGLKYRGMLDGTPEVSAFAETLEQVCVETVERGSMTKDLALLIGPNQSWMTTGQFFDKIDQNLKAKLG from the coding sequence ATGAGCAAGATTAAAGTCAAAAATCCTATCGTCGAGGTTGACGGCGACGAGATGACCCGGATCATCTGGCAATGGATCCGTGAGCGCCTTGTGCAGCCCTATCTCGATGTGGAACTCCTCTATTACGATCTCTCGATCGAAAAGCGCGACGAAACCAACGACCAGATCACCATCGATGCCGCCAATGCCATCAAGGAACATGGCGTGGGCGTGAAGTGCGCGACCATCACCCCTGATGAGCAGCGCGTTGAGGAATTCGGCCTCAAGAAAATGTGGAAAAGCCCCAACGGCACCATCCGCAACATTCTGGGCGGTACGGTGTTCCGCGAGCCGATCATCATCAAGAACGTACCGCGCCTTGTGCCGGGCTGGACCAAGCCGATCGTAATCGGCCGCCATGCGTTTGGCGACCAGTACCGCGCGACCGACTTCAAAGTACCCGGCAAGGGCAAGCTCACCATGCGTTTCGAGCCCGAGGACGGCGGCGAAGCCATCGAGCACGAAGTGTTCAATTTCCCGAGCTCCGGCGTGGCCATGGGCATGTATAACCTTGACGATTCGATCATGGATTTCGCCCGCGCCAGCATGAACTATGGCCTTGACCGCAAATGGCCGGTTTACCTTTCCACCAAGAACACGATCCTCAAGGCCTATGACGGTCGCTTCAAGGACCTGTTCATGGAAGTGTTCGAGACCGAGTTCAAAGACAAGTTCAAGGACGCCGGCATCACCTACGAACACCGCCTGATCGACGACATGGTCGCAAGCGCCCTCAAGTGGGCTGGCGGCTTCGTCTGGGCCTGTAAAAACTACGACGGCGACGTGCAGTCTGACACAGTGGCACAGGGCTTCGGCTCGCTCGGCCTGATGACCTCGGTTCTGATGACGCCCGATGGCAAAACCATCGAAGCCGAAGCCGCCCACGGCACGGTGACCCGTCACTATCGTCACCACCAACAGGGCAAGGAAACCTCGACGAACCCGATCGCCTCGATCTTCGCTTGGACGCGAGGCCTCAAGTATCGCGGCATGCTCGATGGCACGCCGGAAGTATCGGCCTTCGCTGAAACGCTTGAGCAGGTTTGCGTTGAAACCGTTGAACGCGGCAGCATGACCAAAGACCTTGCACTGCTGATCGGCCCGAACCAGAGCTGGATGACCACCGGCCAGTTCTTCGACAAGATCGACCAGAACCTGAAAGCCAAGCTCGGCTAA
- a CDS encoding Ppx/GppA phosphatase family protein, with product MYSAIDLGTNNCRLLIARPTAGGFRVIDAFSRIVRLGEGVAQTRRLSDDAMNRTIEALKVCADKIDRRGVTCMRHVATEACRMAENSDEFLARVREETGINLDIISAGEEARLAVMGCQSLIAPGNRHALVFDIGGGSTELIWVKVLPERRTEIQGWMSIPWGVVSLTEAFGASGATVGIDKYHRMVSTVRDHLQAFEDAHQLSKVVKRKRVQFLGTSGTVTTLASLHLKLPRYSRDRVDGAWMKSSEIARLSYSVAMMSHEERAAEPCIGHERADLVVAGCAILDAILGMWNVQSLRVADRGIREGILRGLMSPERSLPQQARRGYRGGRQQGQR from the coding sequence GTGTATAGCGCGATCGACCTTGGCACCAACAATTGCCGTCTCCTGATCGCCCGACCGACCGCCGGTGGCTTCCGTGTCATCGATGCCTTTTCGCGCATCGTGCGGCTCGGCGAAGGCGTTGCGCAAACCCGTCGCCTTTCCGACGACGCGATGAACCGTACCATCGAAGCCCTGAAGGTCTGCGCCGACAAGATCGACCGGCGCGGCGTCACCTGCATGCGCCATGTGGCGACCGAAGCCTGCCGCATGGCCGAGAACAGCGACGAGTTTCTGGCGCGGGTGCGCGAAGAAACCGGCATCAATCTGGATATCATCAGCGCGGGCGAGGAAGCGCGGCTTGCTGTCATGGGCTGCCAGTCGTTGATTGCCCCCGGCAACCGGCATGCGCTGGTGTTCGATATCGGCGGCGGCTCCACCGAGCTGATCTGGGTGAAGGTGCTGCCTGAGCGCCGCACCGAGATCCAGGGCTGGATGTCGATCCCGTGGGGTGTGGTCTCGCTGACCGAAGCCTTCGGCGCCTCCGGTGCTACGGTGGGGATCGATAAATATCACCGCATGGTATCGACCGTGCGCGATCACCTGCAGGCGTTCGAGGACGCACATCAGCTGTCGAAGGTCGTCAAGCGCAAGCGGGTCCAGTTCCTGGGCACGTCGGGCACGGTGACGACGCTCGCGAGCCTGCATCTGAAACTGCCGCGATACAGCCGGGACCGTGTGGACGGCGCCTGGATGAAATCGTCGGAAATTGCCCGTCTTTCCTACAGTGTCGCCATGATGTCGCATGAGGAACGGGCAGCCGAGCCCTGCATCGGGCACGAACGCGCCGACCTTGTGGTGGCGGGTTGCGCCATCCTCGATGCGATCCTCGGCATGTGGAATGTACAAAGCCTGCGCGTGGCCGACCGTGGCATCCGCGAAGGCATCCTGCGCGGCCTGATGTCGCCCGAACGCTCGCTGCCCCAACAGGCGCGGCGCGGTTATCGGGGCGGGCGGCAGCAGGGCCAGCGATGA
- a CDS encoding PadR family transcriptional regulator, with product MDIPTLCLGILSLGDATGYEIKKMVAEGSFSFFSEASFGSIYPALTRLTEEGLISCRAEAQSKRPDKKIYSLTPAGRAELEAALANSPGPDRNRSDFLAALLFAEAVAPHRIEDLIDERIAHHGEQIEALEVMLGAEEGAASRFVLEYGIVMQKAAHDFLVKKKKGLIAGMMAPAS from the coding sequence ATGGATATCCCCACACTCTGCCTTGGCATCCTCAGCCTTGGTGACGCGACAGGATACGAGATCAAGAAGATGGTTGCCGAAGGCAGCTTCAGCTTCTTCAGCGAAGCGAGCTTTGGCTCGATCTACCCTGCCCTTACCCGGCTCACCGAAGAAGGCCTGATTTCCTGCCGCGCAGAAGCCCAGTCCAAACGCCCGGACAAAAAGATTTACAGCCTGACGCCCGCTGGCCGCGCCGAGCTTGAGGCCGCCCTCGCCAACTCGCCGGGGCCTGACCGCAACCGGTCGGACTTTTTGGCCGCCCTTCTGTTCGCTGAAGCCGTGGCCCCGCACCGTATCGAGGACCTGATCGACGAGCGCATCGCCCACCACGGCGAGCAGATCGAGGCGCTCGAGGTCATGCTGGGCGCCGAGGAAGGTGCTGCCTCTCGCTTCGTGCTGGAATACGGGATCGTCATGCAGAAAGCCGCCCATGATTTTCTCGTGAAGAAAAAAAAGGGCCTGATCGCAGGCATGATGGCCCCGGCTTCGTAA
- a CDS encoding CDP-alcohol phosphatidyltransferase family protein — MDNRPLLFREISIRTILPNVVTLLAFVAGLTAIRFALAGKWELAVWAVIVAGVFDGLDGTVARLLKSTSRFGAELDSLSDNVAFGVAPAVVLYLWTLESIDRLGWAFALLYAIAMALRLARFNARMEDEDEPRRRLGFITGVPAPMGAALMLMPIMIDLVAETDLVRGYPRIIGLYVMFVAMLMVSTLPTWSLKSIRMPKQWFSPFMLLIGAIIAGLFARTWEVIILLGLTYLATLPFSYVAFKRRVGQKQRQGAELHSPKE, encoded by the coding sequence ATGGATAATCGTCCCCTTCTTTTCCGCGAGATATCGATCCGCACCATCTTGCCGAATGTGGTGACGCTGCTTGCCTTTGTGGCTGGCCTCACCGCCATTCGCTTCGCGCTTGCCGGCAAGTGGGAACTGGCCGTCTGGGCCGTGATCGTGGCCGGTGTGTTCGACGGGCTGGATGGCACCGTCGCAAGGCTTCTGAAAAGCACCAGCCGTTTCGGGGCGGAACTTGATTCGCTTTCCGATAACGTCGCCTTCGGTGTGGCGCCGGCGGTTGTGCTTTATCTCTGGACGCTTGAAAGCATCGACCGGCTCGGCTGGGCCTTCGCGCTTCTCTATGCCATCGCCATGGCGCTCAGGCTTGCCCGCTTCAATGCGCGCATGGAAGACGAGGACGAGCCCCGCCGCCGCCTCGGTTTCATCACGGGTGTGCCAGCGCCGATGGGTGCGGCGCTCATGCTGATGCCCATCATGATCGATCTGGTGGCGGAAACCGATCTGGTGCGCGGTTATCCCCGCATCATCGGCCTTTATGTGATGTTCGTCGCCATGCTGATGGTTTCGACCCTGCCGACATGGTCGCTGAAGTCGATCCGCATGCCGAAGCAATGGTTCTCGCCCTTCATGCTGTTGATCGGCGCGATTATCGCCGGGCTTTTCGCCCGCACGTGGGAAGTGATCATCCTTCTGGGGCTCACCTACCTTGCGACGCTGCCGTTCAGCTATGTGGCCTTCAAGCGCCGCGTAGGGCAGAAGCAGCGGCAGGGCGCCGAGCTGCACTCACCGAAAGAATGA